Proteins from a single region of Manis javanica isolate MJ-LG chromosome 5, MJ_LKY, whole genome shotgun sequence:
- the CEBPB gene encoding CCAAT/enhancer-binding protein beta yields MQRLVAWDPACLPLPPPPAFKSMEVANFYYEADCLAAAYGGKAAPAAPPAARPGPRPPAGELGSIGDHERAIDFSPYLEPLGAPQAPAPATDTFEAAPPVPAPAPASSGQHHDFLSDLFSDDYGGKNCKKASEYGYVSLGRLGAAKGALHPGCFAPLHPPPPPPPPPQPAELKAEPGFEPADCKRKEEAGAPGGGAAGMAAGFPYALRAYLGYQAVPSGSSGSLSTSSSSSPPGTPSPADAKAPSSACYAGAAPAPSQVKSKAKKTVDKHSDEYKIRRERNNIAVRKSRDKAKMRNLETQHKVLELTAENERLQKKVEQLSRELSTLRNLFKQLPEPLLASSGHC; encoded by the coding sequence ATGCAACGCCTGGTGGCCTGGGACCCAGCATGTCTCCccctgccgccgccgcctgcCTTTAAATCCATGGAAGTGGCCAACTTCTACTACGAGGCGGACTGCTTGGCTGCTGCGTACGGCGGCAAGGCGGCCCCCGCGGCGCCCCCCGCGGCCAGACCCGGGCCGCGCCCCCCCGCCGGCGAGCTGGGTAGCATCGGCGACCACGAGCGCGCCATCGACTTCAGCCCGTACCTGGAGCCGCTGGGCGCGCCGCAGGCCCCGGCGCCGGCCACGGACACCTTCGAGGCGGCTCCGCCCGTGCCCGCCCCCGCGCCCGCCTCCTCCGGGCAGCACCACGACTTCCTCTCCGACCTCTTCTCCGACGACTACGGGGGCAAAAACTGCAAGAAGGCGTCTGAGTACGGCTACGTGAGCCTGGGGCGCCTGGGGGCCGCCAAGGGCGCGCTGCACCCCGGCTGCTTCGCGCCCCTGcacccgccgcccccgccgccgccgccgccacagcCCGCCGAGCTCAAGGCGGAGCCGGGCTTCGAGCCCGCGGACTGCAAGCGGAAGGAGGAGGCCGGAGCGCCGGGCGGCGGCGCCGCAGGCATGGCGGCTGGCTTCCCGTACGCGCTGCGCGCCTACCTCGGCTACCAGGCGGTGCCGAGCGGCAGCAGCGGCAGTCTGTCCACGTCCTCGTCGTCCAGCCCGCCTGGCACGCCGAGCCCAGCCGACGCCAAGGCGCCCTCGTCTGCCTGCTACGCGGGGGCGGCGCCGGCGCCCTCGCAGGTCAAGAGCAAGGCCAAGAAGACCGTGGACAAGCACAGCGACGAGTACAAGATCCGACGAGAGCGCAACAACATTGCGGTGCGCAAGAGCCGCGACAAGGCCAAGATGCGCAACCTGGAGACGCAGCACAAGGTCCTGGAGCTCACGGCCGAGAACGAGCGGCTCCAGAAGAAGGTGGAACAGCTGTCGCGCGAGCTCAGCACCCTGCGGAACTTGTTCAAGCAGCTGCCCGAGCCCCTGCTCGCTTCCTCCGGCCACTGCTAG